The genomic region CAAAGCAAGAGCAACGGCCATGGCAAATACACCAGCAACAACCATTTCGGATGCCCCGTATCCAACGCCACAAACGGCCAACACATTACCATGTATCCGGTCGGAATCAGCACCAGCAAGGTGAGGCCCCGATACCCGTTCCAAGAGAATGGCCGCCAACAAAATGCCAACACGGCCATGGAGCCGGTGCCGAGTGAGATCCACAGCGCAGGATAAAACCAACGCTCATGTTCACTGCGGTCCGCGAGTGAAAACTCAATCGCGATCGCAATCATCAACAACGAGATCGCAATCGCCGCATGTCGAGCCACAACAGCTACCAACAACAAGCGACTCGATGGGATTGGACTGCGCAGCAGAAATGCATCGAACCCCGAGGCTTTCCGCTCCACGTCCGGCCCTGACCAATCGATCGCGAAAATGGACCACAACAGCAACGGGGCTTGCGTCACCGCCATCACCGCCGCAATCGCATTGGACGCGAGCAAAACATCCGTCCCAAACCATCGGTGCATCCACGCAGCCATGACGACACCCACCAAGGAAAGCAGCCAAAGCTTTCTCCACACGCCGCCCCATCGTGCCCAAAGTAATCTCGCCGCAGCAAGACAGTCCTTCTGCCAATCGTTCCGACGGTCGCTGGCGAACTTGTCATTCGTGGGCAAATCAGTCCGCGTCGATCGCTGAATCGGTGATGTGCTCATGACGAAGTCTCCATCGCTGCACCTTCACGACCGGATGTTTGGTCATCGCGAGCCTCTGCCGTCACGGATTGCCGTGGGGCTCGCACATGGGCTTCGAACAATCGTTTCAGCGTCACATGACGGCTTTCGATCCATTGCCAATCGGGCGGCAACGCGGTCGGCGACAACTCGGATTGCCGAGGTACCACAAGCGACCATTCACCGTCTTCCTGATACCAGCCCAAACCTGCTTCCACCGGACAATCTCTCCGAGCGTGTTGTGTCGTGATCGTCTCGTCACGCGATCGCAAGATCCATTCTTCGTAGCGTTCGTCGACCGCCATCATCGGCATGGATTCAATCAGTTTGCCCTGATGCATGATCGCGACTTGATCACACACTCGGCTGACTTCGTCGAGCAAGTGGCTGCTGAAGATCACAGTCCGGCCTTCCAAGCTGACCGTTCGAATGATCGCTTGCAAAATGTCATCGCGAGCGATCGGATCCAGCCCGCTGCCAGGTTCATCTAAAACCAATAAGTCCGGCTTGTGAGCGATCGCGGCAATCAAACCCGCTCTTGCTCGGCCGCCCTTGGACAGAGATCGCAGCTTCGCGTCCGGTGACAACTCGAACCATTCACACAGCTCCGCCGCGTACGCTCGATCCCACCTCGGATAGATCGCTTCGCAAAATCCCGTCAAGTCACGAACTCGCATCCAAGTCGGCAAGCTGTCTTCCTCGGACAAGTACCCAATCCTCCGCATCACTTTTTCGCGATCGGTGATCGGGCTGCATCCCAGCACGCGGACACTTCCGACTCGCGGTTGATGCAAACCCAACAAGTGACGCAGCAGCGTTGTCTTGCCGGCTCCGTTGAGCCCCAACAATCCGAACACGGTTCCCTGCGGGATCGTCAGCGAAACATCGTTCAGTGCTTCCGTCCGGCCAAATCGTTGACTCAGGTTTTCGACCACCACGGCGTCCGGCACCGACGACTCTTGAACATCGTTCATGACGATTCTCCCCGTTTGCGTTGCAACTCTTCATCGCGACGGAGAATCCATTGCGACAACTCTTTCGCATCCACGCCCAGCCCTTGCGAGAGCACGAGCAATTGATCGATCGCGGGCTCAATCGCTTCCCGCTTCCCTTTCGCGGACATCGACGTCGGCGATGACGAAACAAACGTGCCTCGGGTGCGACGTTTCTCGACCAAGCCCGCTTGTTCGAGTTCGCGATACGCTCTCGCGATGGTGTTCGGATTGACGCGCAATCGCTCCGCCAACGTTCGGATGGCAGGCATCTCGTCTCCGCCGGAAAGCTGGCCCGACAGAATTCGATGTCGAATCTGCTGGACCACTTGCTGATAGAGCGGCACGCCGTCGTCGGATAAATGAATCTGCACAACTGACCCCTTGTGTTAATCCATTGATACAGCTGTCGCGACGACGAGTCAACTGTTTTCTTGAATTTCCGCCTGACGCTCCGTCGTGCTCAGGTCGGAGACCGGTGCTCGTGCTCGTGCTCGAAAACACGAGCACGAGCACGAGCACGAGCACGAGCACGAGCACGAGCACGAGGGCGAGGGCGAGGGCGAAGCAGCCAACATTTTTTCAAATTGTTTAGACAAATGACTCGCCGGGGCGCATCCTGTTGTTTGATGAGCCATTCCATCCCCTTTTCGAAACGCGTTTTTCAGTGCCTTGACCACATGGTGGTTCACGGCGGAGACGCGGTCGCCGGCCTGATCGACCTGACGTCGACTCGCATGGTGCGATTTGCCACGACGATCACGCGAAATCAGCACGACGCGGAAGACGCGGTGCAAACGGTGCTGGTGAAAGTCGCTGAGCGTCCGCGATTGGTCCGCGATGCCGACCAACCGTGGAACTACTTGCTGCGAATGGTCCGCAATGAATCGCTGGTCATCACGCGACGGAAATCACGCCTCAGCTTGATCGACAACCTGACGGATTTGCTAACAGTTCGGCGAGTCGATGAGCTGGAACAGGAAGAAACCAACCGCGCGGTTTGGCAAGCCCTTCGCAAATTGCCCACCAAACAAAGCGAAGTGATCGTGCTGAAGATTTGGGAACAAATGACGTTCCTCGAAATCGCGGACGTTCTGGAGATCACACCCGGCACAACCGCCAGCCGTTATCGCTACGGGATGCAAAAGATGACTCAGCTTCTGCGCGGCGACGTGGAATCGGAGGTGCCCGTTCATGGCTAATCACAATTCATTCGATAACGATCATCCGTTCGATGATGGCAACAACGGCGGAAAGACCAACGGCTACGAATTGGACAATTGGCAACTGGATGGCGGTGAATCCATCGAAGACCTGATTCGCGACGCGGGTCGCTACGTCCGCCCATCATCGGAACTTCGCCCGCGAGCCCTCGAGTCCGTGCGTCAACAAAACCAAACACGACAACGGACCGGGGGAGCATTCAAAATCATTGGGTTAGGCATGGCCGCGATGATGTCTTTCGTTTGGGTGGGACAGTCGATCGAAACCTTGGCTCCGCTTCAGCGGATAAGCAGCGACGAAGTGGAACAAGAAGCCGTCATGCGATCATCGTTGACCAACCAATCACTGGACTGGGCGTTGATGGAAGTGATGAATCACCATCGCCCAACAAAACAAGGCTCGAACAACATCCAATTCAATCAAAAGTCGGGTCGCCAACAATGAGCGACCCTGGCTCCAGTGCACGGCCTCTGAATTCTGATTCACAGCCCGATGTCTTTCATGATGGGCTGGCAGCCGCCGTGATGGCTCGCGTTCCGATCCATCTGGGAACCGGCGGATCTGTGGGTGGAACGCTGACACTTGAAAAAGTTGGCTTGCTAAAGCGGCGACCCGCCGCCGAATGGCCAACTCGTTACCGGGCGGCGAGAGAAGTCTTCACCCGCACCGGAAACATGCAAATCGTCCTGGACGGACTGACCCATGACACTCGTTCCGAACGAAAGCTCTCGCGTTTGCTTTGGGGGTCATGCATCTACTTGCTGACTCTCGCGTTGGTCGGCTACTTGGGGCTGGCGTTCTTCAGCCACTTCATTGGGCCCACCATCAACGCGTTGCGAGCTGACATGGAACTGGTTCCTTCCACGCCGCTGGCTTCCCGTTCAGATCCCATCGTTGATTTCCTACCGATGGCCCTCTTAGTCGCCCCTTTCGTTTTGCTGGGCACCTGCTTGCTGATCTGGATCACCGGTGGCGTCTCGCGATGGGCCGCTCGGCTCGGCGGTGGCGCGTACATCCGCGACAATGCCTCCGCCATTGCGATGCGTTTGATCGCCGCGATGGCCAAAGCTGGCGTTCCAGCCGAAGAAGCAGTGAACCTCAGTTGCGACCTACTCGACAGCGTTCCAGCCGCCCGCAATCAGGTGCAAACAACGCTCCGCGGCCGAACGCTCAACGCGTCCTCCGAAGCAACGCTGTTGCGTCTGGGAGCTCACTTCCAAACCAGCGCCACGAATCGAATGAGCGTGTTGAGAGTTGTGTTGCCGCTCGTGTTGACTTCCTTGATCGGCGGAACAGGCGCACTCGCCTACAGCGTTGCGTTGTTCAATCCACTGGTTTCGCTGATTCACGATTTGTCAAAGCCCACTCGCGATCTTCCCATCGGCAATCTGCCGAAGGGACAGGCTCTGAAACCACTGATTGCTCCTCCACCCATCGCGGAACGACGCAGTGACCCCACGTCAGCCAGACGCACAAACGAGGGATTCCAGCCTGGGGTGACATCATGACTGCCACCCCCGAAGACGAAGTGGTCCCTGAACTGGTCGCTTCGAGCACCAGTGGACTCCGGTTCGTCCAGCAACAAATTGAACAATTGCTTCAACGACGATCGATGATCGCATTGCAATTGCATCAGGCCGCCCAGCAATCCGTCGGCCCCGTGGCCCAGCACATGGAATTGATGAGTCGGT from Rhodopirellula bahusiensis harbors:
- a CDS encoding ABC transporter ATP-binding protein; this encodes MNDVQESSVPDAVVVENLSQRFGRTEALNDVSLTIPQGTVFGLLGLNGAGKTTLLRHLLGLHQPRVGSVRVLGCSPITDREKVMRRIGYLSEEDSLPTWMRVRDLTGFCEAIYPRWDRAYAAELCEWFELSPDAKLRSLSKGGRARAGLIAAIAHKPDLLVLDEPGSGLDPIARDDILQAIIRTVSLEGRTVIFSSHLLDEVSRVCDQVAIMHQGKLIESMPMMAVDERYEEWILRSRDETITTQHARRDCPVEAGLGWYQEDGEWSLVVPRQSELSPTALPPDWQWIESRHVTLKRLFEAHVRAPRQSVTAEARDDQTSGREGAAMETSS
- a CDS encoding GntR family transcriptional regulator; this encodes MQIHLSDDGVPLYQQVVQQIRHRILSGQLSGGDEMPAIRTLAERLRVNPNTIARAYRELEQAGLVEKRRTRGTFVSSSPTSMSAKGKREAIEPAIDQLLVLSQGLGVDAKELSQWILRRDEELQRKRGESS
- a CDS encoding RNA polymerase sigma factor, which encodes MSHSIPFSKRVFQCLDHMVVHGGDAVAGLIDLTSTRMVRFATTITRNQHDAEDAVQTVLVKVAERPRLVRDADQPWNYLLRMVRNESLVITRRKSRLSLIDNLTDLLTVRRVDELEQEETNRAVWQALRKLPTKQSEVIVLKIWEQMTFLEIADVLEITPGTTASRYRYGMQKMTQLLRGDVESEVPVHG